Proteins from one Hoplias malabaricus isolate fHopMal1 chromosome 2, fHopMal1.hap1, whole genome shotgun sequence genomic window:
- the LOC136687743 gene encoding G2/M phase-specific E3 ubiquitin-protein ligase-like has translation MQSGLGRRTAHLDESTTHEELCDALRVLYPKPGTVTGGWLICKSSGGWGSRKLSLVAPDDTGYTDWLSISDPMRALSHCANNFLRIHEDNSPLLLSMDIRSSPAEQDMALISFYKQSNVEWARPLNCRREGDAAIGQGVTRFFFSASVEKLKSGFYINFANSNITRLFEGESGHLVPSASHFLVESDMFIVAGRILGHSFLHGGPCMSGLSSAVVHVLLGGSPETATVTLEDCPDLDIRETIRILEGESKLSDLDKIRVQDLANAWDLPFLTENNRRWLYEKLLIHASKQVIGRITRQIKQLRCGLKETPMWTVLTQRPDTVPLLFAKEGAGNLSSEVLLQRITWPCEDDDKDDDYSSDTKCSMSGYLRQFITNAAPTELTNLVKFWTGWEIIPASLSVEFVNGSYPTASTCFETLRIPGMDNTSFKNDILGCISTCQTGFGLV, from the exons ATGCAGTCAGGTTTGGGCCGTAGGACTGCTCATTTAGATGAGAGCACAACACATGAAGAG CTATGTGATGCCCTCAGAGTATTATATCCAAAACCGGGGACTGTTACTGGTGGGTGGCTGATTTGCAAATCTTCAG GTGGATGGGGAAGCCGAAAACTCTCTCTTGTGGCTCCTGATGACACTGGCTATACAG ACTGGTTAAGTATCAGTGATCCTATGAGGGCATTATCTCATTGTGCGAATAATTTTCTTCGTATCCATGAAGACAATAGTCCATTACTTCTCAGCATGGACATAAGAAGTAGTCCTGCTGAACAGGACATGGCCCTTATCTCATTTTACAAGCAATCTAATGTGGAATGGGCACGACCACTGAATTGCAGACGTGAAG GAGATGCTGCTATAGGACAGGGGGTAACTCGCTTTTTTTTCTCAGCCTCTGTGGAAAAGCTGAAGTCTGGGTTTTACATCAATTTTG CAAATTCCAATATTACACGACTTTTTGAAGGAGAGTCTGGCCATTTAGTCCCTTCAGCTTCTCACTTTCTTGTTGAAAGTGATATGTTCATTGTGGCGGGCAGAATTTTAGGCCATTCTTTTCTTCACGGAGGTCCATGCATGTCAGGACTCAGCTCTGCTGTTGTTCATGTCCTGCTTGGTGGGAGTCCTGAAACTGCAACTGTTACACTTGAGGACTGTCCAGACCTGGACATCAGAGAAACAATCAGGatt CTTGAAGGGGAGTCCAAACTCTCAGATTTGGATAAAATAAGAGTCCAGGACTTGGCCAATGCCTGGGACCTTCCCTTCCTGACTGAGAACAACAGGAGATGGCTATATGAGAAGCTATTGATCCATGCT TCTAAACAGGTAATTGGACGTATCACAAGACAAATCAAGCAGCTAAGATGTGGGCTTAAAGAAACCCCAATGTGGACAGTGCTTACTCAACGACCTGACACAGTGCCCTTACTTTTTGCAAAAGAGGGAGCAGGGAATCTCAGCTCAGAG GTACTACTTCAGCGTATAACTTGGCCGTGTGAGGATGATGACAAAGATGACGATTATTCAAGTGACACTAAATGTAGCATGTCAGGTTATCTTCGGCAGTTTATTACTAATG CTGCACCAACGGAATTGACCAATCTGGTAAAATTCTGGACAGGATGGGAGATTATTCCAGCTAGCCTTTCTGTAGAGTTCGTCAATGGCAGCTACCCCACAGCCTCCACCTGCTTTGAGACTTTGCGCATCCCAGGGATGGATAACACctcttttaaaaatgacatccTGGGCTGTATTTCTACTTGCCAGACAGGATTTGGTCTTGTGTAA